In Ogataea parapolymorpha DL-1 chromosome I, whole genome shotgun sequence, the following are encoded in one genomic region:
- a CDS encoding mitochondrial 54S ribosomal protein: MLNRLVNNLARPGFAAGISRRFQSTVPDLTPLKYEQNLYASLRVHNKPYLVTKGDEMILPFRLKNAEVGDVLNFHDVTTIGSRNYTYNVSGSIDPSIFTIKAVVVEKTKKPMYVKEITKRRNRHTRHVKVKHDYTVLRVSELKLNI; encoded by the coding sequence ATGTTGAACCGACTGGTGAATAACTTGGCTAGACCGGGATTCGCAGCCGGCATCTCGCGCCGGTTTCAGTCTACCGTGCCGGATCTCACGCCGCTCAAATACGAACAGAACCTCTACGCGTCGTTGCGCGTCCACAACAAACCATACCTTGTGACTAAAGGCGACGAAATGATTCTTCCATTCCGTCTAAAGAACGCCGAGGTAGGCGACGTGCTCAACTTCCACGATGTGACCACTATCGGATCGCGTAACTACACTTACAACGTTTCTGGCTCCATCGACCCTAGCATTTTCACCATCAAGGCCGTTGTGGTGGAAAAGACCAAAAAGCCGATGTACGTGAAGGAAATCACCAAACGCAGAAACAGACACACGAGACACGTCAAGGTGAAACACGACTACACCGTTTTGCGCGTGTCGGAACTCAAGCTGAACAT
- a CDS encoding 3-hydroxyacyl-CoA dehydratase, producing MSSPSWIVNYNIISGALWSFVLVNTLLVAALYSGYEVFDLTSTWNTLIQCCAVVEIYNSAVGNVRSPLVTTVMQVASRLLLVIGIFTILPDSPANAHWSYITMITAWAISEIIRYYYYAVNILSEGNPPAILKWLRYNAFLILYPVGISSECTMIYNSLDEAALAVGEWYKWFLIACLAVYVPGSYVMYTHMLKQRRKENKKQAAKTEKKE from the coding sequence ATGTCTTCTCCTTCCTGGATAGTCAATTATAATATTATTTCTGGTGCACTGTGGTCCTTTGTGCTCGTTAACACGCTGCTGGTTGCAGCGCTCTACTCTGGCTACGAAGTTTTCGACTTAACGTCCACGTGGAACACGCTGATCCAATGTTGTGCTGTGGTGGAGATCTACAACTCTGCAGTGGGCAATGTGCGTTCGCCTTTGGTCACTACAGTGATGCAGGTGGCCTCCCGTTTGCTGCTTGTCATAGGTATTTTCACAATTCTTCCAGACTCTCCCGCAAATGCCCATTGGTCATACATCACCATGATCACCGCGTGGGCCATCAGTGAGATTATCCGGTACTATTACTACGCTGTTAACATTCTGAGCGAGGGCAACCCGCCTGCTATTCTGAAATGGCTGCGTTACAACGCTTTTCTGATTCTGTATCCGGTTGGGATCTCCAGTGAGTGTACCATGATCTACAACAGCCTGGACGAGGCAGCATTGGCAGTTGGGGAGTGGTACAAGTGGTTTCTCATTGCATGTTTGGCTGTGTACGTTCCTGGATCGTACGTGATGTATACACATATGCTCaagcaaagaagaaaggaaaacaaaaaacaggCAGCGAAGACAGAAAAGAAGGAGTAA
- a CDS encoding Protein that forms a complex with the Sit4p protein phosphatase and is required for its function, which translates to MSGFWKFTSNYASRVTKILEQPDFTLEDLLDEQETIPELLASNAKLVEYLREPEVMEKLVDYIVDDDKYQRELEMEGDTEAKEETDAPENETESKEDEPEQEESEHEHESDSESDSDSDSVEKDDGKDDNQLGDDDTESFGEINMDDEEEEEEEEEETPAERHSRRAQVAAEILSVDVWSLTDAFMETPHLIEKLWSILDKPAPLPIFLATYFMKINEHLLDMKMDEMIQFILQDSHLIERFMRHIDTPPLMDFLLKVISTDKPDSSTGVIEVMKDQDLIPSLIRFLGPDVPSSTQSAAGDFLKAFITISANNAENTTIGPNELSRQLVSEPMVRELAKQMLCGGTGLSNGVGIVIEIIRKNNSDYDAIPVVYITIESHPPTPRDPIYLGTLVKVFAEYMAQFTEMLERKVDKVLETPFGQIEPLGFERFKICELVAELIHCSNMALLNHEKGEEIVRERDLAREILIQKEKELRNSEDQGSDDEVDISREVQNLNLGVSENDDEKDEPHETNYDEMNEESRFDENEETLNPDDYDENEQLLRNNPVVGDQLKIALYDNNVIVTILQMFFKFPWNNFLHNVVFDIVQQILNASMDIGYNKYLAIDLFDRGNITKLIIDGHNKCLDYEEQTDLRLGYMGHLTLIAEEVVKFTSLHLPSGKASVIEESVMNPEWTHYVNEILVETRNKYNAVLGNDEELDEEDYPQHHQLHLDPSQDHDLSLYQRDYDIDAEDLDEKNEEQELDSDQFSRYITQQMTSNVQDKFGSSDEDSEDEDGQQTGSDSVYDKNLVSSSIGGHPYHQMSADEGPVQDDDEYDEDDYEDPNDDGQSYVKENHPLYQADGSLNYQIGTPGVSELAMSDSDSDNEDLIGQGHDNEVDDSDYAETHRLGRSTSRFE; encoded by the coding sequence ATGTCCGGGTTTTGGAAGTTCACAAGCAACTACGCTTCTCGCGTGACTAAGATCCTAGAACAGCCAGACTTCACGCTCGAGGACCTCttggacgagcaggagacCATTCCGGAGCTTTTGGCCTCAAACGCCAAGCTCGTGGAGTATCTGCGAGAGCCGGAGGTGATGGAGAAGCTAGTGGACTATATTgttgacgacgacaaaTACCAGCGAGAATTGGAAATGGAAGGCGACACAGAGGCGAAAGAGGAGACAGATGCTCCCGAGAACGAGACCGAGAGTAAAGAAGATGAACCAGAGCAGGAAGAATCAGAGCATGAGCACGAAAGTGATTCCGAAAGCGATTCTGATTCCGACTCGGTAGAAAAAGACGACGGCAAGGACGACAACCAATTAGGCGACGATGATACCGAATCCTTTGGTGAAATTAAtatggacgacgaagaggaagaggaggaagaagaagaggaaacGCCCGCCGAGAGACATTCCAGAAGAGCACAGGTTGCGGCGGAAATATTGTCGGTTGACGTCTGGTCATTGACCGACGCGTTCATGGAAACTCCCCATTTAATAGAGAAGCTCTGGAGTATTCTGGACAAGCCTGCTCCGCTGCCCATATTCCTGGCAACGTATTTCATGAAGATTAACGAGCATTTGCTGGATATGAAAATGGACGAAATGATACAATTTATTCTGCAAGACTCCCATTTGATAGAAAGATTCATGAGACATATTGACACACCTCCTTTGATGgattttcttctcaaagtAATCTCTACAGACAAGCCAGATTCAAGCACTGGTGTAATAGAGGTGATGAAGGATCAAGACTTAATACCCTCCTTGATCAGATTCTTAGGACCAGACGTGCCCTCTTCCACTCAGAGTGCTGCTGGTGACTTCCTCAAAGCGTTTATCACAATATCAGCCAATAATGCTGAAAACACCACTATCGGACCCAACGAACTCAGTAGGCAACTTGTGAGCGAACCAATGGTGAGAGAATTGGCCAAACAAATGCTTTGCGGAGGCACTGGATTATCTAATGGGGTGGGTATCGTCATTGAGATTATTAGGAAGAACAACTCAGACTATGATGCCATACCTGTGGTCTACATCACTATCGAGTCTCATCCGCCGACTCCTAGAGACCCAATCTACCTTGGCACCTTGGTGAAAGTGTTCGCCGAGTATATGGCTCAATTTACAGAGATGTTGGAGAGAAAAGTTGACaaagttttggagaccCCATTTGGACAGATAGAACCGCTTGGATTTGAGCGTTTCAAGATTTGCGAATTGGTCGCAGAATTGATTCATTGTTCCAATATGGCTTTGCTTAATCACGAGAAGGGTGAAGAGATTGTGCGCGAGCGAGACTTGGCCAGGGAAATACTCATccagaaggagaaagaaCTGAGGAACAGTGAGGACCAAGGATCCGATGATGAAGTGGACATCTCTAGAGAGGTCCAGAACCTCAATCTTGGAGTATCAGAAAATGACGATGAGAAGGATGAGCCACATGAAACCAATTACGATGAAATGAATGAAGAAAGTCGCTTTGACGAGAATGAGGAGACTCTTAATCCTGACGATTATGATGAAAACGAGCAATTACTCAGAAACAACCCGGTTGTTGGAGATCAATTAAAAATTGCTCTCTACGATAATAATGTTATTGTCACGATATTGCAAatgtttttcaaattcccTTGGAACAATTTTCTGCACAATGTTGTTTTCGACATCGTGCAGCAAATACTGAACGCCTCGATGGACATTGGATACAACAAGTATCTTGCAATTGACCTCTTTGATCGAGGAAACATTACCAAGTTAATCATTGATGGGCATAATAAGTGTTTGGACTACGAAGAGCAAACAGATCTGCGTCTCGGGTACATGGGGCACCTGACTTTGATAGCTGAGGAAGTGGTCAAATTTACCTCTTTACATTTGCCTAGCGGCAAGGCCTCAGTGATTGAAGAAAGTGTCATGAATCCTGAGTGGACTCATTATGTTAATGAGATCCTCGTGGAAACAAGAAATAAATACAACGCTGTTTTAGGCAATGATGAGGAACTGGATGAAGAAGACTACCCGCAGCACCACCAGTTGCATCTTGACCCCAGTCAAGACCATGATCTGTCGTTGTATCAACGCGACTACGACATTGATGCTGAAgatttggacgagaaaaacgaggaACAAGAGCTGGACTCGGATCAATTTTCACGATATATCACACAGCAGATGACCAGTAACGTGCAGGACAAGTTTGGGTCGTCTGACGAGGATTccgaagacgaagacggCCAACAAACTGGTTCGGATTCTGTGTACGACAAAAATTTGGTGAGTTCCTCCATTGGAGGCCATCCTTACCACCAGATGAGTGCTGATGAAGGACCCGTGCAGGATGACGATGAGTACGATGAAGACGATTACGAGGACCCGAACGATGACGGTCAGTCGTACGTGAAGGAGAACCATCCATTATACCAGGCCGATGGCTCGCTCAACTACCAGATCGGGACCCCTGGAGTGAGCGAGCTTGCGATGTCTGATTCTGATTCTGACAACGAGGATCTTATTGGCCAAGGTCACGATAACGAAGTTGATGACTCTGACTATGCTGAAACGCACCGCCTTGGGCGTTCCACTAGTAGGTTTGAATAG